The following DNA comes from Nitrososphaerales archaeon.
GACCACACACTCTACAATGAGTATGAGGTGGTATCGATACATCCTTATCTTTAGACTTTACACTCAATTCTTTCCTCCCTATAATAGTTTCTAATGGCTTTTAAATCTATTTATCACGATGATCTGCATTAGAATCGAATAAGTACGATTAAATCGTATCAAACTTCTACTATTGTGCCCAAATCTTCTCCTTCTATAACCCTTATTAGGTTGAGAGTTGAGTATTTAATGATCCTCGTTGGAATCTTTGAGCGCTCGATGATCTTTAGGGCTACCAGATCCATCAATTCATAAGTTCCCGCATTCATTTTACCCTCCAGTAAAATCTTCATCAATTCTTTTATCGTTACTTTCTTCAACAATTTTGCATCTTTATCGGTTCGTGGATCGGAAGTATATACTCCATCCACATCCGTCGCATTGATGAACAACTTTGCGCCCACCCGCTCCGCTATTAGTGCAGCGGTAGCATTTGTACTATGCCCCGGATGTAAGCCACCAACGGCTACGATCTTACCACTTTCCACACTCTGAACCACTTCATCTAAGTTTTTGGGTACGGTCGGATAAGAGAGCCCTTTTAGAGAGCTGATCAATAGAGAAGCATTTAATCTAGCTACAGCGATACCCATTTCATCGAGGCTCGTTTCATCAGCACCTAGACTCCTACCTAATGAGATGTAATGACGAGCGATCTCTCCACCACCCGCTACAAGGATGGGTTGCACACCTTTGGCCTTTAGCTCCTTACAGAGCTCCACAATACCTTCAAGGTCCGATGCTTTCATACCCCATTTGAATAGACTACCACTCAACTTTATTACTACTCGAATGGGCGACTCTTGCTCTGATACTCTTGGTATTGCCATATAATTCCAATAAGTTGAATAAAAGTTACCTATATAGTCTTTTTCCAAAGATCTTCCTGCATTTATGGATGATTAATCTTTACACCCTTCCAAATGTATTTCTAAACGTATTTCTTATTTTTTTACAACATGAGCTTTAGAATATCGGCTGTAGTGATTATTCCTATAACATTACCTTGTTTAGCGACCAAGACCGCTTTACTGAATTCTATCAATGGAATCAAAGCCCTTACAGGTGTAGATTCATCGACGATCGGAGGTGTAGGCTCCATCAATTCTTTCACAGTTAAGCGGGCTACCGTCTTAGAATCTTTATTCACGAATTCTTTCATAATTCTCCCATCGGTGATCAACCCTACAATTTTATTCCCATCCATTACGGGTAATTGGCTGAACCCCTTCTCCATCATCTTATTCGCGGCTGTAATTACTGTATCATTCTGATTTACCGATACAATCTCACGCGTACAAATATCGCCAGCTTTTAGAGAGGTTTGGTCGTTCAAACTTGTGAGAATTTCGAAGATTTTTCGAGCGGTTTCATAACTTGGTTTGCATCTACCAGTTTCGATCTGGTTGATCAAAGAGGCACTCACTCCACATAAAGAAGCGAGTTTACGCTGAGTTATACCCAATCTCTGCCTCGTTAATTTGATGTATTCAAGTTTAGGTAGCATCATATCGCTATTATCACCATGTTATTCATAAGTATTAGTTTAGTATTGTGTGATATAAAATGTTACATCGTTAACATCCATTCTTCTAACATCCCTAACCTTATCACCTTTCATCGTTGAAGACTTTCCTTCTTTTCTAACAGAATCGGTGCCTTTATGGTGAAATTGGATGCGAATGGCATATCATTTGGAGAGATAAAAATAAAAGAACCCCGGAAAGGTTAGATAAAAGAAATTTTAATTATCCTTCGTCAACGATTAGTACTCTGTTACTGTTATTGCATTGCTGGGACATACAGATATGCACGCCATACAGCCTACGCAATCCTCACCACGAACAACTTTAGCCTTCTTCCCTTGTAGCTCGAAGACAGAGACAGGACAGACTGTAACACATTCACCCTCTCCAGTGCATTTATCTTCATCTACTTTAACGATCCAAGGCATACAGGTCTCCACCTTACCATCCTTTAAGGAGTTATTAAACTTTTTCCTTAAGAATTGATCATTATACCAGTAAAAGGTTGAGAGATAACATCTTATAGGGCTTTAAGTAGCGATCGATTTCTCCATTTCTTTTAATCACATCAGTCCTCAAAACTCTTACCTGTGAAAAGTTTTGATAAATTACCCTTCACATAACAATAAGAGGAATGAGATGGTCCAAAAATTATCAATCTCTCACTCTAAGTTAAGCTTCTTTATGTAAAGGTTCACACCTTCCATTACAAATTCTGGCGATATTTGGCCTGATGGCGAAGGTGTTTCACTCACCCTTTTAGGTAATTTCAACTTTTTGATATCGAAACCTTCTCTAAATTTAAATCGGTACTTCTCTCGCAAGATTTCAATACCGAGTCTATTCAAATCTTCTTCATTAAGATCGTAACCGAGTGGTTTTAGCGCTTTCACCACCATATCTGGCCTGTAAATACCTCTAGCAAAGTAGCATATTACAAGGCTACTAAGAATCTGCCTCCAACTCTCCTCTTTGATCAAACTATCCACTATCTGCTCTACATTGAGTTTCACATTAGATGCTAACGACTTTTCATCGATGCTGTAACCTGCTCCGTCAAGATGGCTATGCCTTGCGCCAGTAAGATAACCAATATGCGCAGCCGGGCCCGTATGATAACCGGGCATTTCATTCCCTCCAAAGCTTAAAGCGAATTCTTCACCACCATAACGCTTCGATGCATATTCAACACCCTTCGCTAAAGCTTTATAAAATTCTGTAGATTGCTCTACAAGTTGATCTACAGCCCTTATATAACTATCAAAATCGCCCCATTTTAGCGTGATACCATTCAAATCGTCCTTCGTTATCAATCCTCTTTCCAGCATCTCTGTAGCCCATGCCAATGCTACACCACAACTCATCGCATCCAACCCCTCTTTTTCAACTTCATCGATCAACTTGAGCAAACCTTCAGGTGATGATAACCGGAGCATCGAGCCTAAAGCGTAGATCAACTCATAATCATAACTGATCATCGTAGTCTTGTAAAAGTAAGGCTCCGTAACGTAGGGCTCTCTAAGTATGGCGAGGTGTATGCAACTTACAGGGCAGTGGGCACAGGCAACCCTTCTACCCAAGAACCTTTCAGCAAATGCCTCTCCCGAAATCTTATCCGCATCCTCAAAGTGGGCTTCTTTCAAATTTCTTGTCGGTAAAGCTCTTAACTTATTCAATGGGGTTATATTCATCGATGTACCGAGCTCGTGGTACTTCTTCATGAGCGGTGATTTGGTGACTGCATCGAATATCGAGTTATAAACTTCTCGGTAAAGTTTTGGGTCTTTAGGCTTGATGGAGCGTCTACCCGATATTACCAAGGCTTTTAATCTTTTACTCCCCCATACGGCTCCTAAACCGAGTCTACCGAAATGGCGATACGTTTCTGTAACTACACATGCATAGGAAACGAGCCTTTCACCGGCCCTTCCTATTCTCATAATACTCCTTATACCTGCACCACTTTCAAATTCTCTTAATACCCTTCCGACGGTATAACTACTTCTCATGCCCCAGAGTGTCGATGCGTCACGGAAAGAAACTTTATCACCATGTATAGCGAGATAGATAGGTCTATCGCTCGCACCCTTGATCACGATCCCTCCATAACCTGCCATACGAATAGATATGGCACTTCTACCACCCGCATGGCTTTCACCGAGGTTGCCCGTTAGAGGAGATTTGAACATGGCCACAGTCTTGGATGCTAAGGGATACATCCCCGTCAATGGACCAACAGTAAAGACTATTACATTATCGGCACTGAGTGGATCTACATTCGGCTTGATCTCTTCATGTAAAAGCTTTATCGCTACACCAGCACCGCCGAGGTACTTTTGAAAGAGCTCATGCCTATCCTTTACCCAAAAGCTCCTCGATGATAAGTCTATGTAAAGGATTTTACTCGGTATCGCTTCTAAACTCAAGCCTTACCACCCTCTTGAGTCTCCAATTTAATGACACCATAGGGGCAGAATTTGGCACAGTAACCACAATGAATACAGATTACTGGCTTATTGGATTCGTCATCCCAGAATACGGCACCGATTACACAGGCCTTTACACAATTACCACACCCGATACACTTCTCCTTTCTTAGTATTACTCCTCCACCGATCCTTAATCTTAGGGCATCGGTCGGACAGACCCTTGCACATGGTGGATCTTCACACGCCTTGCATACAATAACGACAAAACCCCTTTCAAAACCGCCAGCAGACCTCACATGAATTGAGGATTTGCTTAAGCCACCTTCCCCAAACCTTCTTGTACATGCGAACATGCAACTTTGACAACCTACACATAAATCTACATCTACGACCGAGAGTCTCGAAGAAACCATCATAGATGTCTTGGAGCCATCTTCTTTATAAACCCTGTTAATATTTCGCTATAGCGTATTAAAAAGAATAATTAAGATTAAATGGATCATTTCAGGTTTAATCGCTCACTCATCCATCTGATCGTCCTTTCCAAACCCTCTACG
Coding sequences within:
- the pyrH gene encoding UMP kinase, translating into MAIPRVSEQESPIRVVIKLSGSLFKWGMKASDLEGIVELCKELKAKGVQPILVAGGGEIARHYISLGRSLGADETSLDEMGIAVARLNASLLISSLKGLSYPTVPKNLDEVVQSVESGKIVAVGGLHPGHSTNATAALIAERVGAKLFINATDVDGVYTSDPRTDKDAKLLKKVTIKELMKILLEGKMNAGTYELMDLVALKIIERSKIPTRIIKYSTLNLIRVIEGEDLGTIVEV
- a CDS encoding CBS domain-containing protein, with the translated sequence MMLPKLEYIKLTRQRLGITQRKLASLCGVSASLINQIETGRCKPSYETARKIFEILTSLNDQTSLKAGDICTREIVSVNQNDTVITAANKMMEKGFSQLPVMDGNKIVGLITDGRIMKEFVNKDSKTVARLTVKELMEPTPPIVDESTPVRALIPLIEFSKAVLVAKQGNVIGIITTADILKLML
- a CDS encoding aldehyde ferredoxin oxidoreductase family protein, whose translation is MSLEAIPSKILYIDLSSRSFWVKDRHELFQKYLGGAGVAIKLLHEEIKPNVDPLSADNVIVFTVGPLTGMYPLASKTVAMFKSPLTGNLGESHAGGRSAISIRMAGYGGIVIKGASDRPIYLAIHGDKVSFRDASTLWGMRSSYTVGRVLREFESGAGIRSIMRIGRAGERLVSYACVVTETYRHFGRLGLGAVWGSKRLKALVISGRRSIKPKDPKLYREVYNSIFDAVTKSPLMKKYHELGTSMNITPLNKLRALPTRNLKEAHFEDADKISGEAFAERFLGRRVACAHCPVSCIHLAILREPYVTEPYFYKTTMISYDYELIYALGSMLRLSSPEGLLKLIDEVEKEGLDAMSCGVALAWATEMLERGLITKDDLNGITLKWGDFDSYIRAVDQLVEQSTEFYKALAKGVEYASKRYGGEEFALSFGGNEMPGYHTGPAAHIGYLTGARHSHLDGAGYSIDEKSLASNVKLNVEQIVDSLIKEESWRQILSSLVICYFARGIYRPDMVVKALKPLGYDLNEEDLNRLGIEILREKYRFKFREGFDIKKLKLPKRVSETPSPSGQISPEFVMEGVNLYIKKLNLE
- a CDS encoding 4Fe-4S binding protein — protein: MMVSSRLSVVDVDLCVGCQSCMFACTRRFGEGGLSKSSIHVRSAGGFERGFVVIVCKACEDPPCARVCPTDALRLRIGGGVILRKEKCIGCGNCVKACVIGAVFWDDESNKPVICIHCGYCAKFCPYGVIKLETQEGGKA